From Plasmodium yoelii strain 17X genome assembly, chromosome: 11, a single genomic window includes:
- a CDS encoding CRAL/TRIO domain-containing protein, putative: MELSRGKIIVEKKINEYTIDEDVFFFEPCEEDIYDKNNNLRYIFHNTFIRTEEEIMISEFKKYCKNKCLKINKSFFENECLRYLYSAQFDFAKAFDLIKNNYEFRLSDILPINESDIIEYINKGIMYWHGRDKKCRPIIIINLLNIELLDIQKLTNLFFFCFEFFLKYLCIPGKVENYISLIDCSGISISKFPMSTFMRLLEIMNSKYRCRLFRMYIIDAPKIFKSFGKSFLNFAPSYMTKKLKILDGNYSSYLREEILETQLEKKYGGIQENKDNAYYPFSFYSNCYSTEKNAKSPKNNSILIDIFSKMNHQIYDHIASGYSMHLKLIEIGENESIRQKYDHLKEKIDYEECCEKKKNKTINDSPDNEGTKTYSRASTNNISSQKSSQSYKTLKKKKSKKLNLSTQDIFINNNFINCMINKKYYIDNSNINFNNLMKSHKYINCKSKYIVNIASLHKWFFKVKNLYLSNIASNYLTNKFPFLIDHIVNRSKYKSLCEYIKYIDQISGNKKTAYTTKGSIQTNSEIINSLSCSDKKIDNPNAFINASTSNTISSNKDPQENTNATVTTAHSINSCDETNDKANCNKRDIISHGRPSNVHPKNKNGIHNGHNFKMNSSKKICNNGDMKNKIIYRTESKNEKIQFYCDSASIFEENTQTLLNDKNNNSNRRNKYQNNMTNEKNDRKKKHYKITVANSIFKDEIPEQKLESSHNKNDKISGKSNINLEKGAKNNNANISNNINHGYKKKYTKDINDADAKKGSNISYDKGLDKKGSIIKKDDTPIFYSENREHFEKNVAIQNNNDPQKNIKKKSKRIKIIGLNFFNKTSPTT; encoded by the coding sequence ATGGAGCTATCAAGGGGTAAAATTATTGtggaaaagaaaataaatgagTACACAATAGATGAAGATGTCTTTTTTTTCGAGCCATGTGAAGAagatatatatgataaaaataacaacCTGCGGTATATATTTCACAACACATTTATTAGGACAGAAGAAGAAATAATGATAagtgaatttaaaaaatattgtaaaaataaatgtttaaaaattaataaaagtttttttgaaaatgaaTGTCTacgttatttatattcagCCCAATTTGATTTTGCAAAGGCTTTTGACTTAATTAAGAATAATTATGAATTTCGATTATCTGATATATTACCAATAAATGAAAGTGATATTATagaatacataaataaagGTATAATGTATTGGCATGGTCGAGATAAAAAATGTCGAcctattattataataaatttattaaatatcgAATTATTAGATATtcaaaaattaacaaatttattttttttttgctttgaattttttttaaaatatttatgcatACCTGGAAAAGTcgaaaattatatatcattaatCGATTGTTCAGGCATATCTATATCCAAATTTCCAATGTCTACTTTTATGCGATTATTAGAAATTATGAATTCAAAATATAGATGTAGATTATTTAGAATGTATATTATCGACGCTcctaaaatatttaaatcttttggaaaatcatttttaaattttgcaCCTTCTTATATGActaagaaattaaaaattttagatGGAAATTACTCATCTTATTTAAGAGAAGAAATATTAGAAACacaattagaaaaaaaatatggaggAATACAAGAAAATAAGGATAATGCATATTatccattttctttttatagTAATTGTTATTCTACTGAAAAAAATGCAAAGTctccaaaaaataattctattTTAATAGACATATTTAGTAAAATGAATCATCAAATATATGATCACATAGCATCTGGATATTCAATGCATTTGAAATTAATTGAAATTGGAGAAAATGAATCAATTAGACAGAAATATGACCATTTGAAGGAGAAAATAGATTATGAAGAAtgttgtgaaaaaaaaaaaaataaaactattaATGATTCCCCAGATAATGAAGGTACTAAAACATACTCAAGGGCAAGTACAAACAATATTAGTAGTCAAAAAAGTAGCCAATCATATAAaacattgaaaaaaaaaaaaagtaaaaaattgAATCTGAGTACACAagacatttttataaataataattttattaattgtatgataaataaaaaatattatatagataattctaatataaattttaataatcttATGAAAAgccataaatatattaattgtaaatctaaatatatagttaaTATAGCTAGTTTACATAAATGGTTTTTTAAAGTCaagaatttatatttatcaaataTTGCTTCGAACtatttaacaaataaatttccatttttaattGATCATATTGTAAATAGATCAAAATATAAGTCTTTATgtgaatatattaaatatatagacCAAATTAGtggtaataaaaaaacagcATATACAACTAAGGGTAGTATACAAACTAATAGTGAAATTATAAACAGCTTAAGTTGTtctgataaaaaaattgataatcCAAATGCTTTTATTAATGCAAGTACATCTAATACTATCTCAAGCAATAAAGATCCTCAAGAAAATACCAATGCAACAGTAACAACTGCACATTCAATAAATAGTTGTGATGAAACAAATGATAAAGCTAATTGTAATAAACGTGATATAATTTCTCATGGTCGTCCATCAAATGTGCATCCAAAGAACAAAAATGGGATCCATAATGgacataattttaaaatgaactcatctaaaaaaatatgcaataaTGGGGATATGAAAAATAAGATAATATACAGAACCGaatcaaaaaatgaaaaaattcaATTTTATTGTGATTCAGCATCTATTTTTGAAGAAAATACTCAAACATTATTAAatgacaaaaataataatagtaatagacgaaataaatatcaaaataatatgacaaatgaaaaaaatgaccgaaaaaaaaaacattataaaatCACGGTAGCCAATTCAATATTTAAAGATGAAATTCCCGAACAAAAATTAGAAAGTAgtcataataaaaatgataaaatttcGGGAAAATCAAATATAAACTTAGAAAAGGGTGCTAAAAACAATAATGCTAATATTAGCAATAATATTAATCATGgttataagaaaaaatatactaaGGATATTAATGATGCTGATGCTAAAAAGGGGTCGAACATATCTTATGATAAGGGATTGGATAAAAAGggaagtataataaaaaaggatGATACGCCAATATTCTATAGCGAAAATAGAGAACactttgaaaaaaatgtggcaattcaaaataataatgatccccaaaaaaatattaaaaaaaaaagtaaaaggatcaaaataataggtttgaatttttttaacaaaacaTCTCCCACGAcctaa
- a CDS encoding pyruvate kinase, putative codes for MNPFKFKNATAGASLQSAANITLRQILEPNNVNLRSKKTHIVCTLGPACKSVETLVQMIDAGMDICRFNFSHGTHDDHKQMFENVLKAQAQRPNCTLGMLLDTKGPEIRTGLLKNKEAHLKEGSKLKLVTDYSYLGDETCIACSYTKLPQSVKPGSIILIADGSVSCRVLETHDDHVITEVLNNATIGEKKNMNLPNVKVDLPIISEKDKDDILNFAIPMGCNFIAASFIQSAEDVRLIRNLLGPRGRHIKIIPKIENIEGIINFDKILAEADGIMIARGDLGMEISAEKVFLAQKLMISKCNLQGKPIITATQMLESMTKNPRPTRAEVTDVANAVLDGTDCVMLSGETAGGKFPVEAVTIMSKICLEAEACIDYKLLYQSLVNAIQTPISVQEAVARSAVETAESIEASVIITLTETGYTARLIAKYKPSCTILALSASDSTVRCLNVHRGVTCIKVGSFQGTDNVLRNAIEIAKERNIVKPGDSAICIHGIKEEVSGSTNLMKVIQVE; via the exons atgaatccttttaaatttaaaaacgCAACCGCTGGAGCTAGCTTACAAAGCGCAGCTAACATTACTTTAAGGCAAATTTTAGAACCTAATAATGTGAATTTACGTTCAAAAAAAACTCACATTGTTTGTACATTAGGCCCAGCATGTAAATCTGTTGAAACACTCGTGCAAATGATAGATGCAg GAATGGATATATGCCGTTTTAACTTTTCTCATGGAACTCATGATGATCACAAGCAAATGTTtgaaaatgttttaaaagcACAAGCCCAAAGACCAAATTGCACATTAGGTATGTTATTAGATACTAAAGGACCTGAAATAAGAACAggtttattaaaaaataaagaagctCATTTAAAAGAAGGAAGCAAATTAAAGTTGGTTACTGATTATTCCTATTTGGGAGATGAAACTTGTATTGCTTGTTCATACACAAAATTACCACAAAGTGTAAAGCCAGGaagtattatattaatagCTGATGGATCCGTTAGTTGTAGAGTATTAGAAACACACGATGATCATGTAATTACAGAAGTATTAAATAATGCAACAATTggtgagaaaaaaaatatgaacttACCAAATGTTAAGGTTGATTTACCAATTATAAGTGAAAAAGATAAGGATGATATACTTAACTTTGCTATACCAATGGGATGCAATTTTATTGCTGCATCATTTATTCAATCTGCTGAAGATGTGCGTTTAATCAGAAATTTGTTAGGCCCACGAGGAAgacatattaaaattattccaAAAATCGAAAATATTGAAggtattataaattttgacAAAATATTAGCTGAAGCCGATGGAATTATGATTGCAAGAGGAGATCTTGGTATGGAAATATCCGCAGAGAAGGTTTTCTTAGCCCAAAAACTTATGATATCAaa aTGTAATTTACAAGGAAAGCCAATCATTACAGCCACTCAAATGCTTGAATCTATGACAAAGAACCCAAGACCAACAAGAGCAGAAGTTACAGATGTAGCTAATGCAGTTTTAGACGGAACCGATTGTGTTATGCTTTCAGGTGAAACAGCAGGCGGTAAATTTCCAGTAGAAGCAGTTACTATTATGTCTAAAATATGTTTAGAAGCAGAAGCATGCAttgattataaattattatatcaaTCATTAGTAAATGCCATCCAAACCCCAATAAGTGTACAAGAAGCAGTAGCTAGATCTGCAGTTGAAACAGCAGAATCGATTGAAGCATCTGTTATTATTACATTAACAGAAACCGGATACACTGCTAGACTAATAGCTAAATACAAACCAAGCTGTACTATATTAGCTTTAAGTGCATCTGATTCAACAGTTAGATGCTTAAATGTACACAGAGGTGTTACATGCATTAAAGTTGGATCATTCCAAGGAACTGATAACGTATTAAGAAATGCAATTGAAATTGCAAAAGAAAGAAATATCGTTAAACCTGGAGATAGTGCCATATGTATTCACGGAATTAAAGAAGAAGTTTCTGGAAGTACTAACTTAATGAAAGTAATACAAGTAGAATAA